In Gasterosteus aculeatus chromosome 15, fGasAcu3.hap1.1, whole genome shotgun sequence, a single genomic region encodes these proteins:
- the hectd1 gene encoding E3 ubiquitin-protein ligase HECTD1 isoform X4, translated as MADVDPDTLLEWLQMGQGDERDMQLIALEQLCMLLLMSDNVDRCFETCPPRTFLPALCKIFLDESAPDNVLEVTARAITYYLDVSAECTRRIVGVDGAIKALCNRLVVVELNNRTSRDLAEQCVKVLELICTRESGAVFEAGGLNCVLSFIRDSGHLVHKDTLHSAMAVVSRLCSKMEPQDPSLETCVESLSSLLKHEDHQVSDGALRCFASLADRFTRRGVDPAPLAKHGLTEELLSRMAAAGGSGSGPPSSCKPGRTSTGAAPSAPDSKLSNQVSTIVSLLSTLCRGSPLVTHDLLRSALPDSMESALGGDERCVLDTMRLVDLLLVLLFEGRKALPKSTAGSTGRIPGLRRLDSSGERSHRQLIDCIRSKDTDALIDAIDTGAFEVNFMDDVGQTLLNWASAFGTQEMVEFLCDRGADVNRGQRSSSLHYAACFGRPQVAKTLLRHGANPDLRDEDGKTPLDKARERGHSEVVAILQSPGDWMCPVNKGDDKKKKDVNKEEEEGGEPKGDPEMAPIYLRRLLPVFAQTFQQTMLPSIRKASLALIRKMVHYSSEVLLKEVCDSETGHHLPTVLVEITATVLDQEDDDDGHLLALQIIRDLVDKGGDVFLDQLARLGVINKVSTLAGPASDDENEDEAKPEKEEEAQEDAREVQQGKPYHWKDWSIIRGRDCLYIWSDAAALELSNGSNGWFRFILDGKLATMYSSGSPEGGSDSSESRSEFLEKLQRARSQVKPVTSSQPILSSVGPSKLTVGNWSLTCLKDGEIAIHNSDGQQATILKEDLPGFVFESNRGTKHSFTAETSLGSEFVTGWTGKRGRKLKSKLEKTKQKVKSTARELYDDHFKAVESMPRGVVVTLRNISTQLESAWELHTNRQCVEGENTWRDLMKTALENLIVVLKDENTISPYEMCSSGLVQALFTVLNNSVDLDLKHDCKPLMERINVFKAAFSENEDGESRPAVALIRKLIAVLESIERLPLHLYDTPGSTYNLQILTRRLRFRLERAPGETALIDRTGRMLKMEPLATVESLEQYLLKMVAKQWYDFERSSFVFVRKLREGQTFTFRHQHDFDENGIIYWVGTNAKTAYEWVNPAAYGLVVVTSSEGRNLPYGRLEDILSRDSSALNCHTNDDKNAWFAVDLGLWVIPSAYTLRHARGYGRSALRNWVFQVSKDGQNWTSLYTHVDDCSLNEPGSTATWPLDPSKEEKQGWRHIRIKQMGKNASGQTHYLSLSGLEVYGTVTAVCEDQLGKAVKEAEANLRRQRRLFRSQVMKYIVPGARVVRGIDWKWRDQDGNPSGEGAVTGEAHNGPASSTVGPSATPAASGGTTTTTSSSSSSTSSSSQQQSWSSLVKNNCPDKGGAASLGGAGSSSRKGSSSSVCSVASSSDISLSSSAGPPGAGALRLERRAEGLLLDQGPGAGGAACIGADGHEPLVVLCSAAHGGSGSASSTGTLTADAPPGAEDDGRNKDASSDPAAAICMGLVSVSSPDVSSVSESSGKDAPSQRPLCSAANARLSVSSLLAAGAPMSSSASVPNLSSREASLMESFVRRAPNMSRTNATNNMNLSRSSSDNNTNTLGRNVMSTANFLDSCRANTLLAELDDEEDLPEPDDDDDENEDDNQEDQEYEEVLEEEEYETKGGRRRTWDDDFVLKRQFSALVPAFDPRPGRTNVQQTTDLEIPQPGTPRSEVQEEVECAPSPHLSLTLKVAGLGTTREVELPLSNYKSTIFYYVQRLLQLSCSGAVKTDKLRRIWEPTYTIMYRELKDSDKEKESMKMDLCEHGISVSGGRSGGLSPGSVSANQSSEILCVARETAQAKAGCSQNACGVEDVLQLLRILYIIGGDGASNARTLQEDFDELQFNASPEEFTSKKITTKILQQIEEPLALASGALPDWCEQLTSKCPFLIPFETRQLYFTCTAFGASRAIVWLQNRREATMERSRPSTTVRRDDPGEFRVGRLKHERVKVPRGEAMMEWAESVMQLHADRKSVLEVEFQGEEGTGLGPTLEFYALVAAEFQRTSLGIWLCDDDFPDDESRQVDLGGGLKPPGFYVQRSCGLFPAPFPQDSEELERISKLFHFLGVFLAKCIQDNRLVDLPVSQPFFKLLCMGDIKSTMSKLLYHSRGAPPGHGADRPLPFLLLSEASTEESQETYSLGSFDEDSKSEFIMDPPKPKPPAWYHGILTWDDFQLVNPHRASFLKEVKELAVKRRQILSSKSLCEDEKNTRLQDLMLRNPLGSGPPLSIEDLGLNFQFCPSSKVHGFSAVDLKTNGDDEMVTMENAEEYVELMLDFCMHTGIQKQMEAFREGFNRVFPMEKLSSFSHKEVQMILCGNQSPSWTADDIINYTEPKLGFTRDSPGFLRFVRVLCGMSSDERKAFLQFTTGCSTLPPGGLANLHPRLTIVRKVDATDSSYPSVNTCVHYLKLPEYSSEDIMRERLLAATMEKGFHLN; from the exons ATGGCGGACGTGGACCCAGACACCCTGCTGGAGTGGCTGCAGATGGGGCAGGGCGACGAGCGGGACATGCAGCTGATCGCTCTGGAGCAGCTCTGCATGCTGCTGCTCATGTCGGACAACGTGGACCGCTGCTTCGAGAC CTGCCCACCTCGGACGTTCCTCCCGGCGCTCTGCAAGATCTTCCTGGACGAGAGCGCCCCCGACAACGTGCTGGAGGTCACGGCCAGGGCTATCACCTACTACCTGGACGTGTCGGCTGAGTGCACGCGGAGGATCGTGGGAGTGGACGGCGCCATCAAGGCGCTGTGCAAccggctggtggtggtggagctcaACAACAGGACGAGTCGAGACCTGGCGGAGCAGTGCGTCAAG GTGCTGGAGCTGATCTGCACCCGCGAGTCTGGCGCCGTCTTCGAGGCCGGCGGTCTCAACTGCGTGCTGAGCTTCATCCGAGACAGCGGCCACCTGGTCCACAAAGACACGCTGCACTCGGCGATGGCCGTGGTGTCCCGCCTCTGCAGCAAGATGGAGCCCCAGGACCCGTCCCTGGAGACGTGCGTGGAGTCTCTGTCCAGCCTCCTGAAGCACGAGGACCACCAG GTGTCGGACGGCGCTCTACGCTGCTTCGCCTCGTTGGCTGACAGGTTCACACGTCGCGGCGTCGACCCCGCCCCTTTGGCCAAACACGGGCTGACTGAGGAGCTGCTGTCTCGCATGGCGGCCGCCGGCGGCTCGGGGTCGGGCCCCCCCTCTTCCTGTAAGCCCGGCCGGACCTCGACGGGCGCCGCCCCCTCTGCGCCGGACTCCAAGCTGAGCAACCAGGTGTCGACCATCGTCAGCCTGCTGTCCACGCTCTGCAGGGGGTCGCCGCTGGTCACTCAC GACCTGCTGCGCTCGGCGCTGCCAGACTCCATGGAGTCCGCCCTGGGGGGGGACGAGCGCTGCGTGCTGGACACCATGCGGCTGGTGGAcctcctgctggtgctgctgttcgAGGGGCGCAAGGCGCTTCCCAAGTCCACGGCGGGGTCCACGGGCCGGATCCCCGGCCTGCGGCGCCTGGACAGCTCGGGGGAGCGATCCCACCGCCAGCTCATCGACTGCATCCGCAGCAAAGACACGGACGCTCTGATCGACGCCATCGACACCGGAG CCTTTGAGGTGAACTTCATGGACGACGTTGGACAGACGCTCCTCAACTGGGCTTCAGCCTTCGGCACGCAGGAAATG GTGGAATTTCTCTGTGATAGGGGGGCGGACGTCaacaggggtcagaggtcatcttcACTACACTACGCTGCCTGTTTCGGACGCCCGCAAGTAGCCAAG actCTACTGCGTCACGGAGCGAACCCCGATCTGAGAGACGAGGACGGGAAAACTCCTCTGGACAAGGCCCGCGAGAGAGGACACAGCGAGGTGGTGGCAATACTGCAGTCCCCTG GAGACTGGATGTGTCCCGTCAACAAAGGAGAcgacaagaagaaaaaggatgtgaacaaggaggaggaggaaggcggcgAGCCCAAAGGAGACCCGGAGATGGCCCCCATCTACCTGAGGAGGCTTCTGCCTGTTTTTGCACAAACGTTTCAGCAAACCATGCTGCCTTCTATCAG GAAAGCCAGTCTGGCTCTGATCAGGAAGATGGTTCACTACAGCAGTGAAGTTCTGCTGAAGGAGGTGTGTGACAGCGAGACAGGACACCACCTCCCCACCGTGCTGGTGGAGATCACCGCCACTGTCCTGGACCAGGag gacgacgacgatggacaCCTACTGGCTCTGCAGATCATCAGAGACCTGGTGGACAAAGGTGGCGACGTCTTCCTGGACCAGCTAGCTCGACTGGGTGTCATCAACAAGGTGTCCACTCTGGCCGGCCCGGCCTCCGACGACGAGAACGAGGACGAAGCCAAGCCGGAGAAG gaggaggaggcgcaggaggacgCCAGGGAGGTCCAGCAGGGAAAGCCGTACCACTGGAAGGACTGGTCCATCATCCGGGGGAGGGACTGCCTCTACATCTGGTCCGACGCTGCCGCGCTGGAGCTCTCCAACGGCTCCAACGGCTGGTTCCGCTTCATCCTGGACGGCAAGCTGGCCACCATGTACTCCAGCGGGAGTCCAGAGGGGGGGTCGGACAGCTCCG AGTCCCGCAGCGAGTTCCTGGAGAAGCTGCAGCGGGCGAGGAGTCAGGTGAAGCCGGTGACGTCCAGTCAGCCCATCCTGTCCAGCGTGGGTCCCAGTAAGCTGACTGTGGGGAACTGGTCTCTGACCTGCCTGAAGGACGGCGAGATCGCCATCCACAACTCGGACGGGCAGCAAGCCACCATCCTGAAGGAGGACCTGCCGGGCTTCGTCTTCGAGTCCAACCGAGGGACCAAGCACTCCTTCACCGCCGAGACTTCCCTCGGCTCCGAGTTCGTGACGGGCTGGACGGGCAAGCGGGGCAGGAAGCTGAAGTCCAAGCTGGAGAAGACCAAGCAGAAGGTGAAGAGCACGGCGAGGGAGCTCTACGACGACCACTTTAAAGCCGTGGAGAGCATGCCCAGAGGGGTGGTGGTCACCCTGAGGAACATCTCCACGCAGCTGGAGTCTGCCTGGGAGCTGCACACCAACAGACAG TGCGTGGAAGGGGAGAACACCTGGAGGGACCTGATGAAGACGGCTCTGGAGAACCTGATTGTGGTGCTGAAGGACGAGAACACCATCTCCCCGTACGAGATGTGCAGCAGCGGCCTGGTGCAGGCCCTGTTCACCGTGCTCAACAAT AGCGTCGATCTGGACCTGAAGCACGACTGTAAGCCTTTGATGGAGAGGATCAACGTCTTCAAGGCGGCTTTCAGCGAGAACGAGGACGGCGAAAG CCGACCAGCCGTGGCCTTAATCCGTAAGCTGATCGCCGTGCTGGAGTCGATAGAACGTCTTCCTCTGCACCTGTACGACACGCCGGGCTCCACCTACAACCTGCAG ATCCTGACGAGGCGGCTGCGGTTCCGTCTTGAGCGAGCGCCCGGTGAGACGGCGCTGATCGACCGGACGGGCCGCATGCTGAAGATGGAGCCGCTCGCCACCGTGGAGTCTCTGGAGCAGTACCTGCTGAAGATG GTGGCAAAGCAGTGGTACGACTTTGAGCGTTCGTCCTTCGTCTTCGTGAGGAAGCTGAGGGAGGGACAGACCTTCACCTTCAGACACCAGCACGATTTTGACGAGAACGGAATCATCTACTGGGTCGGAACCAACGCCAA GACGGCCTACGAGTGGGTAAACCCCGCCGCCTATGGCCTTGTGGTGGTGACCTCATCGGAGGGGCGTAACCTGCCCTACGGCCGCTTGGAGGACATCCTGAGTCGGGATAGCTCCGCCCTCAACTGCCACACCAACGACGACAAGAACGCCTGGTTCGCCGTCGACCTGGGCCTCTGGGTCATCCCCTCAGCGTACACCCTGAGACACGCCAG gggttATGGCCGCTCTGCGTTGAGGAACTGGGTGTTTCAGGTGTCAAAGGATGGTCAGAATTGGACGTCGCTCTACACCCACGTAGACGACTGCAGCCTCAACGAGCCGGG GTCCACGGCCACGTGGCCTCTGGACCCGTCCAAAGAGGAGAAGCAGGGCTGGAGACACATCCGGATCAAGCAGATGGGGAAGAACGCCAGCGGTCAGACTCACTACCTGTCCCTGTCGGGCCTGGAGGTGTACGGCACGGTGACCGCCGTCTGTGAGGACCAGCTGG gtAAAGCTGTGAAGGAGGCGGAGGCCAACCTCCGTCGCCAGCGCCGCCTGTTCCGCTCCCAGGTGATGAAGTACATCGTCCCGGGGGCGCGAGTCGTCCGGGGCATCGACTGGAAGTGGCGCGACCAGGACGGCAACCCGTCCGGAGAGGGCGCCGTCACCGGGGAGGCTCACAACG gccccgcctcctccacggTGGGACCTTCCGCCACGCCGGCGGCCAGCGGCGGCACCAcgaccaccacctcctcctcgtcctcctccacgtcGTCCTCCTCGCAGCAGCAGTCTTGGAGCAGCCTGGTGAAAAATAACTGTCCCGACAAGGGCGGGGCCGCGTCGCTCGGGGGGGCGGGCTCCTCCAGCCGGaagggcagcagcagctccgtctgcagcgtcgCTTCTTCCTCCGACATTAGCCTGAGCTCGTCCGCGGGGCCGCCGGGCGCCGGCGCCCTGCGCCTGGAGAGGCGGGCCGAGGGGCTGCTGCTGGACCAGGGccccggggcggggggggcggcgtgcaTCGGCGCCGACGGGCACGAGCCCCTGGTCGTGCTGTGCTCTGCGGCGCACGGCGGGTCCGGCTCGGCGTCCAGCACCGGCACGCTCACCGCGGACGCGCCCCCGGGCGCCGAGGACGACGGCAGGAACAAGGACGCGTCCTCCGACCCGGCCGCCGCCATCTGCATGGGGCTGGTGAGCGTGAGCTCCCCCGACGTCAGCTCCGTGTCCGAGTCCTCCGGCAAGGACGCGCCTTCCCAGAGGCCCCTCTGCTCGGCGGCCAACGCCCGCCTGTCCGTCAGCTCCCTGCTGGCCGCCGGCGCCCCCATGAGCTCCAGCGCCAGCGTGCCCAACCTGTCGTCCCGGGAGGCCAGCCTCATGGAGTCCTTCGTCCGCCGGGCGCCCAACATGTCCAGAACCAACGCCACCAACAACATGAACCtgagccgcagcagcagcgacaACAACACCAACACGCTGGGCCGCAACGTCATGAGTACAGCCA ACTTCCTGGACAGCTGCAGAGCTAACACGCTATTGGCCGAGCTGGACGACGAGGAGGACCTGCCGGAGCccgacgacgatgacgacgagAACGAAGACGACAATCAGGAGGACCAGGAGTACGAGGAGGTCCTG gaggaggaggagtacgaGACCAAAGGAGGTCGCAGGAGGACGTGGGACGACGACTTTGTCCTCAAAAGACAATTCTCTGCTCTAGTTCCTGCTTTTGACCCGAGACCAGGACGGACCAACGTGCAGCAGACCACCGACCTGGAGATCCCCCAGCCAG GGACTCCTCGCTCCgaggtgcaggaggaggtggaatgCGCTCCGTCTCCTCACCTGTCTCTCACCCTGAAG GTGGCTGGTCTGGGCACCACCCGGGAGGTGGAGCTCCCTCTGTCCAACTACAAGTCCACCATCTTCTACTACGTCCAgaggctgctgcagctctcGTGCAGCGGCGCCGTGAAGACGGACAAGCTGCGACGCATCTGGGAGCCGACGTACAC GATTATGTACCGCGAGCTGAAGGACTCcgacaaagagaaggagagcaTGAAGATG GACCTTTGTGAGCACGGCATCAGTGTGTCCGGGGGTCGCTCCGGCGGTCTGAGCCCCGGCTCGGTCTCGGCCAATCAGAGCAGCGAGATCCTGTGTGTTGCCCGGGAGACGGCGCAGGCGAAGGCAGGCTGCAGCCAGAACGCCTGCGGGGTCGAGgacgtcctgcagctgctgcgcaTCCTCTACATCATCGGCGGGGACGGGGCGTCCAACGCACGCACACTGCAGGAgg ACTTTGACGAGCTGCAGTTCAACGCGTCTCCGGAAGAGTTCACAAGCAAGAAGATCACCACCAAGATCCTGCAGCAGATTGAG gaGCCTCTGGCTCTGGCCAGCGGAGCGCTGCCCGACTGGTGTGAACAGCTCACCTCCAAGTGTCCTTTCCTCATCCCCTTTGAGACCCGACAGCTGTACTTCACCTGCACGGCGTTCGGAGCCTCCAG GGCCATCGTGTGGCTGCAGAACCGGCGCGAGGCGACCATGGAGCGCTCCCGCCCGTCCACCACGGTGCGCCGGGACGACCCCGGAGAGTTCAGGGTGGGCCGGCTCAAACACGAGCGGGTCAAAGTGCCCCGAGGGGAGGCCATGATGGAGTGGGCGGAGTCTGTTATGCAGCTGCACGCCGACAGGAAGTCCGTGTTGGAGGTGGAGTTTCAGGGCGAGGAGGGAACCGGTCTGGGTCCGACCCTGGAGTTCTACGCTCTGGTGGCTGCGGAGTTCCAGAGGACGTCTCTGGGCATCTGGTTGTGTGACGACGACTTCCCCGACGACGAGTCCCGACAG GTGGATCTGGGCGGCGGCCTGAAGCCTCCCGGGTTTTACGTGCAGCGCTCCTGCGGCCTCTTCCCGGCGCCCTTCCCCCAGGACAGCGAGGAGCTGGAGCGGATCAGCAAGCTCTTCCACTTCCTGGGCGTCTTCCTGGCCAAGTGCATCCAGGACAACCGGCTGGTGGACCTGCCCGTCTCCCAGCCCTTCTTCAAGCTGCTGTGCATGGGCGACATCAAGTCCACCATGAGCAAGCTGCTGTACCACAGCCGGGGGGCGCCGCCGGGCCACGGCGCCGACCggcccctccccttcctgctgctgtccgAGGCCTCCACGGAGGAGAGCCAGGAGACCTACTCCCTGGGGAGCTTCGACGAGGACTCCAAGTCAGAGTTCATCATGGACCCCCCCAAACCCAAACCGCCCGCCTGGTACCACGGCATCCTCACCTGGGACGACTTCCAGCTCGTCAACCCACACAG GGCGAGCTTcctgaaggaggtgaaggagctGGCGGTGAAGAGGAGGCAGATTCTATCCAGTAAGAGTTTATGTGAAGACGAGAAGAACACCAGACTACAGGACCTGATGCTGAGGAACCCTCTGGGATCAGGACCGCCTCTCAGCATAGAGGACCTCGG GTTGAACTTCCAGTTCTGTCCGTCCTCTAAGGTCCACGGCTTCTCGGCTGTGGACCTGAAAACCAACGGAGACGACGAG ATGGTTACCATGGAGAACGCTGAGGAGTACGTGGAGCTGATGTTGGACTTCTGTATGCACACGGGAATCCAGAAGCAGATGGAGGCCttcagag agGGTTTCAATCGAGTGTTCCCAATGGAGAAGCTGAGTTCTTTCAGCCATAAAGAAGTTCAGATGATCCTCTGTGGCAACCAATCACCGTCCTGGActgctgatgacatcatcaactACACAGAGCCAAAGCTGGGTTTCACCAGAGACAG TCCCGGCTTCCTGCGGTTCGTGCGCGTCCTGTGTGGGATGTCGTCTGACGAGAGGAAGGCGTTCCTCCAGTTCACCACCGGCTGCTCCACGCTGCCCCCCGGAGGCCTCGCCAACCTGCACCCCCGCCTC